The window GTTAAATAACAGTAATGTTCCTTTTCGTCCCGACTATTGGGAGGTTAAAATAGATGTATGTAAAGAGAATAAAATAAGACCACAAAACATGTTTCGAATTGTAACTGAATACGGTCCCAATACTTTTTTTCTTAACTAAAATTATGAAATTGTCCTTCTTAAGGATGAGAAAGGAAATATGAGAAAAGTAAATGTGTTGGATTAAATGATGGTTTTTAATGCCCCATTATTTAATAATATACGGATTGATAAACGCACTTAAATTCCTTTTCGAAAGGGAACGGAATAAATCTCCTTTTGATGGTAGATGTTGCAAATAATTTTTGGCAATTGAATCGTTAAACTCATCTTTTGTAGAGAATTTAATCTCCTTCAGATAATCTTGAGCTACTGTCCTTGTATTATTTAGTTCGCTATTTGTTATTTTTTCTACCACGCCTATATGTGCACTTTTAACTGCATTCATTCCTAGATAAAATGGATTTTCTTCTATCGAAGGAAGAGCATGAAATAGAATTTTACCAGCATCTAATCTTTTGGACAGAAGATGGATTGTAGCTCCAACTAAATGATGATTTCCTTGGTAAGAGGCCCAGAAATTACATGAGCTTCCTCTGTAGAAAGGGGAGATACCCAAATGGATGTTCCAAGCTTTTTTTTGAATTAAAAAGTCGGCGAGGTTACTTTTTATATAACTAGCCCCGAAAACGATGTATATATCAGAATCTAAACAGGGTTCCTGTTTTTCAAGATCATCTATGTTTAATTCAGTACTCGAAATTTCTAATTGACGAATGTTACTCGCTAATTTAATTTTGTTTCCGAAAAATGTAGTTTCTGCTTTTTTTACTTCAGAAAAATACCCTTTCATAGTAGCAGAGGTGTTATCAAAAATTGAATGCCTCTCGCAAACCGCATATACGGTATTCGCAACTTTCGACAAGTCGTTCAGAAGAGATAAATGTCGTGGTTGACTATTCGTAAATACCGTAATCTTCATTTTTTTCTAGATCGAATTTATCATAGTGTGATCCATTCTTGGGTATTCTAATCTGGAGTTAAATCCATCTTCCATATTGGCTCGAAATCCAACTTGAACGGTCAGTTCGTCCAAAATCAGTAAAGTATCGTTGTTGTAGGAGTTACTTGGATGAGCCATTACAGAAATATTCTTTCCTGTTATTGATCGCAATATTGCTAAACAGGTAGAATACTCGTTTTTTTGCTTATCCACTGTAGACTTCTCTAAATTAGTTGGGTGAGAGTGGGAGTGTAGACCGATAACATGTCCGGAATCCGAAAGGTGTTTTATATCATTCTTTTGCATCCACAGTTTTTTACTTGCCATTTCTGTATTCATTCCTGATTGGCTGATC is drawn from Flavobacteriales bacterium and contains these coding sequences:
- a CDS encoding methionyl-tRNA formyltransferase, whose amino-acid sequence is MKITVFTNSQPRHLSLLNDLSKVANTVYAVCERHSIFDNTSATMKGYFSEVKKAETTFFGNKIKLASNIRQLEISSTELNIDDLEKQEPCLDSDIYIVFGASYIKSNLADFLIQKKAWNIHLGISPFYRGSSCNFWASYQGNHHLVGATIHLLSKRLDAGKILFHALPSIEENPFYLGMNAVKSAHIGVVEKITNSELNNTRTVAQDYLKEIKFSTKDEFNDSIAKNYLQHLPSKGDLFRSLSKRNLSAFINPYIIK